From Caulobacter segnis, a single genomic window includes:
- a CDS encoding retropepsin-like aspartic protease, which produces MDDIERRALMGLIAAGALTPVGARGQAVDAANPLKYLDTAQRLTVKAHVNGQGPFDFLVDTGASSSVIATELADQLGLVLTGSNKLHSIAGAQSVSTARVDSLAVGKRSRTGMTVSVLPRALLRVDGVLGLEWLGRASLLLDFLRQKMTVGEGLPLADDLTVAVKSRLARSGLMLIDAFIPGERLIAFIDTGSTTSVGNLALLEAAREAKAIVGELADTQLRSVTGQVLPARATVVSRLMLGKLTLRNVPLLIGQVHTFDFWGFGSEPAIVVGIDILRKFQSVAIDSKRGEVRFRVPG; this is translated from the coding sequence ATGGACGACATAGAGCGTCGCGCACTGATGGGGCTGATCGCCGCCGGGGCGCTGACGCCGGTGGGAGCGCGAGGGCAGGCTGTCGACGCGGCCAACCCGCTGAAATATCTCGACACCGCTCAGCGCCTGACGGTGAAGGCCCATGTGAACGGGCAGGGGCCATTCGACTTCCTGGTCGACACCGGCGCCAGCAGCTCGGTGATCGCCACCGAGCTGGCCGACCAACTCGGCCTGGTTCTGACCGGATCCAACAAGCTGCACAGTATCGCTGGCGCCCAGTCGGTCTCGACCGCCCGGGTGGACAGTCTCGCGGTCGGCAAGCGGTCTCGCACGGGCATGACCGTGTCGGTGCTGCCGCGCGCGCTGCTGCGCGTGGACGGCGTGCTGGGTTTGGAGTGGCTGGGTCGCGCCAGCCTGCTGCTCGATTTCCTGCGGCAAAAGATGACGGTGGGCGAGGGACTGCCGCTGGCCGACGACCTGACCGTGGCCGTGAAGTCGCGGCTGGCCCGCAGCGGCCTGATGCTGATCGACGCGTTCATTCCTGGCGAGCGGCTGATCGCCTTCATCGACACTGGGTCGACCACCTCTGTTGGCAATCTGGCCCTGCTGGAGGCGGCGCGCGAAGCCAAGGCGATCGTCGGCGAACTTGCCGACACGCAACTGCGCAGCGTGACCGGTCAGGTCCTGCCGGCGCGGGCGACCGTGGTGTCGCGCCTGATGTTGGGAAAACTGACGTTACGGAATGTTCCGCTGCTGATCGGCCAGGTGCACACCTTCGACTTCTGGGGCTTCGGTAGCGAACCCGCCATCGTCGTCGGTATTGATATCCTCAGGAAATTCCAATCGGTGGCGATCGACTCCAAGCGTGGTGAGGTGCGCTTCCGCGTTCCCGGGTGA
- a CDS encoding class II 3-deoxy-7-phosphoheptulonate synthase yields the protein MTTRWTPATWRAKPAKHMPTDYPDMGAVDRVEQTLRQMPPLVFAGEARRLKSLLGDVAEGRAFLLQGGDCAESFKEFHADNIRDTFRLILQMAVVLTFAGGKPVVKVGRIAGQFAKPRSEPIETVDGVTLPSYRGDIINGMDFNEAERLPDPDRLLKAYGQSAATLNLLRAFASGGYADLYNIHRWTLGFVGDSPQGARYRELSEKISEALTFMSAVGVTPDTQPDLKRVEFFTSHEALLLGFEEAMTRVDSTSGDWYDTSAHLLWIGERTRQLDGAHIEFMKGVKNPIGLKCGPTMEGDDLLRLIDVLNPNNEPGRLTLYGRFGSDKIADRLPRLMKATKSAGRSVVWATDPMHGNTLKASTGYKTRPFDRILSEVKSFVEIAQAEGVHPGGVHLEMTGQNVTECLGGARAVSETDLADRYHTHCDPRLNGEQALELAFLVAEKLKAARDDQRRLAAG from the coding sequence ATGACCACCCGCTGGACCCCCGCGACCTGGAGAGCCAAACCCGCCAAGCACATGCCCACCGACTATCCGGACATGGGCGCTGTGGACCGGGTCGAGCAGACGCTTCGCCAGATGCCGCCGCTGGTCTTCGCCGGCGAGGCGCGCCGCCTGAAGAGCCTGCTGGGCGACGTGGCCGAGGGGCGGGCGTTCCTGCTGCAGGGCGGCGACTGCGCCGAGAGCTTCAAGGAATTCCACGCGGACAACATCCGCGACACCTTCCGCCTGATCCTGCAGATGGCGGTGGTGTTGACCTTCGCCGGCGGTAAGCCGGTGGTGAAGGTGGGCCGCATCGCCGGCCAGTTCGCCAAGCCGCGCTCGGAGCCGATCGAAACCGTCGACGGCGTGACGCTGCCTTCGTATCGCGGCGACATCATCAACGGCATGGACTTCAACGAGGCCGAGCGTCTGCCCGACCCGGATCGTCTGCTGAAGGCCTATGGCCAATCGGCCGCGACCCTGAACCTGCTGCGCGCCTTCGCCAGCGGCGGCTACGCCGACCTCTACAACATTCACCGCTGGACGCTGGGCTTCGTGGGCGACAGCCCGCAGGGCGCGCGCTATCGCGAGCTGTCGGAGAAGATCAGCGAGGCCCTGACCTTCATGTCGGCCGTCGGCGTCACGCCCGACACCCAGCCCGACCTGAAGCGTGTGGAATTCTTCACCAGCCACGAAGCCCTGCTGCTGGGCTTTGAGGAAGCCATGACCCGCGTCGATAGCACCTCGGGCGACTGGTACGACACCAGCGCCCACCTGCTGTGGATCGGCGAGCGCACCCGTCAGCTGGACGGCGCGCACATCGAGTTCATGAAGGGCGTGAAGAACCCGATCGGCCTGAAGTGCGGTCCGACGATGGAAGGCGACGACCTGCTGCGCCTGATCGACGTCCTGAACCCGAACAACGAGCCGGGCCGCCTGACGCTGTACGGGCGCTTCGGCTCGGACAAGATCGCCGACCGCCTGCCGCGCCTGATGAAGGCGACCAAGTCCGCCGGCCGCTCGGTGGTCTGGGCCACCGACCCGATGCACGGCAACACGCTGAAGGCCTCGACGGGCTACAAGACCCGGCCGTTCGACCGCATCCTCAGCGAAGTGAAGAGCTTCGTGGAGATCGCCCAGGCCGAAGGCGTCCATCCGGGCGGCGTTCACCTGGAGATGACCGGCCAGAACGTCACCGAATGCCTGGGCGGCGCGCGCGCGGTCTCGGAGACGGACCTCGCCGATCGCTATCACACGCACTGCGACCCGCGCCTGAACGGCGAGCAGGCGCTGGAACTGGCGTTCCTGGTGGCCGAGAAGCTGAAGGCGGCCCGCGACGACCAGCGCCGTCTCGCCGCCGGCTAG